A section of the Pelagicoccus enzymogenes genome encodes:
- the tnpB gene encoding IS66 family insertion sequence element accessory protein TnpB (TnpB, as the term is used for proteins encoded by IS66 family insertion elements, is considered an accessory protein, since TnpC, encoded by a neighboring gene, is a DDE family transposase.), protein MLSFSSAVRIFLAVEPVDMRKSFDGLYAVAANQLKENPLQGGMFVFSNRRRNRLKILFFDGTGLWVLAKRLEKGGFTWPRPSDAASGKLRLKSEALSMLLGGIDLKDGMAKAWYER, encoded by the coding sequence ATGCTGAGCTTTTCCTCCGCGGTTCGCATCTTCCTGGCGGTCGAGCCGGTGGACATGCGAAAGAGCTTCGACGGGCTCTACGCCGTCGCCGCCAACCAGCTCAAGGAAAACCCGCTGCAGGGCGGGATGTTCGTCTTCTCCAACAGGAGGCGCAACCGCCTGAAGATACTCTTCTTCGACGGCACCGGGCTTTGGGTGCTGGCCAAGCGTCTGGAGAAGGGCGGCTTCACCTGGCCCAGGCCCAGCGACGCCGCCAGCGGAAAGCTGCGGCTCAAGAGCGAGGCCTTGTCGATGCTGCTCGGCGGCATAGACCTCAAGGACGGGATGGCCAAGGCCTGGTACGAACGCTGA